From the genome of Pantoea alfalfae, one region includes:
- a CDS encoding DUF1349 domain-containing protein, protein MTAVSSITAEGSVWINQPPVHSLDGDTLRFETALNSDFWQRTWYGFERHSGHAFGFWVENDFTVQVQVRADFSQLYDQAGLFIQDSETHWVKAGIEFNDDQPAIGSVVTREFSDWSTGVFPGDARQFWLRATLEKAALRIQYSTDGLTWPLLRLCPWPGQMRRFVGVMGCSPEREGLAIRFSDFTLGPPPGKALHDLS, encoded by the coding sequence ATGACAGCAGTCAGTTCCATTACCGCTGAAGGTAGCGTCTGGATTAATCAGCCGCCGGTACACAGTCTGGATGGCGATACGCTGAGGTTTGAAACCGCGCTGAACAGCGATTTCTGGCAGCGTACCTGGTACGGCTTCGAACGTCACAGCGGCCACGCTTTTGGCTTCTGGGTGGAAAACGACTTTACAGTTCAGGTGCAGGTGAGGGCGGATTTCAGTCAGCTCTACGATCAGGCTGGTCTGTTTATTCAGGATAGCGAAACGCACTGGGTTAAGGCGGGCATTGAGTTTAACGATGATCAGCCTGCCATTGGCAGCGTAGTCACGCGTGAGTTTTCCGACTGGTCTACCGGTGTATTTCCCGGTGATGCGCGTCAGTTCTGGCTGCGCGCCACGCTGGAAAAGGCGGCATTACGAATCCAGTACTCCACCGACGGCCTGACCTGGCCACTGTTGCGGCTCTGCCCGTGGCCGGGTCAGATGCGGCGTTTTGTCGGCGTGATGGGCTGTTCGCCTGAACGCGAGGGACTGGCGATCCGTTTCAGCGATTTCACGCTGGGTCCGCCGCCTGGCAAAGCACTTCACGATCTCTCCTGA
- a CDS encoding AI-2E family transporter, with protein sequence MRFKGLNIGFFILILAIATVAFFEVLSPYFSPILWAAILAVIFHPLKTWLRNRLGDRNGVAALITLFCICLIVFTPLAIIASSLVVETNAVYHKLQTNSSQFPSVFADLLQHLPRWARHFLAENNLDNAAQIQQKLSSFALKGGQYVAGSAFIIGKGTFSFTVGFGIMLYLLFFLLKDGSYLVHLILEALPLSTYVKHHLMVKFAAVARATVKGTVVVGIVQGILGGLAFWFTGIDGSLLWGALMAFLSLIPAVGSAIIWVPAAIFFFATGALWKGLFLVGFFVVIVGLVDNILRPLLVGKDTKMPDYMILIATLGGMEIYGINGFVIGPVIAALFIACWNLLSGRDNRENIEVIDEEVIEEGKKQSETAAEAAAEAASAAADAAAEAEIKVSALAAVEREAAKRKAADNKA encoded by the coding sequence ATGCGTTTTAAAGGATTGAACATCGGGTTTTTCATTTTAATTCTGGCTATCGCCACCGTCGCGTTTTTCGAGGTGCTTTCGCCCTATTTCTCGCCAATTTTATGGGCGGCGATTCTGGCGGTGATTTTCCATCCGCTGAAAACCTGGTTGCGCAACCGACTGGGTGACCGCAACGGCGTGGCCGCGTTAATTACCCTGTTCTGCATCTGCCTGATTGTTTTCACGCCACTGGCGATTATTGCCTCCTCGCTGGTGGTTGAAACCAACGCGGTCTATCACAAGCTGCAGACCAATTCGTCGCAGTTCCCGTCCGTGTTCGCCGATCTGCTGCAGCATCTGCCGCGCTGGGCAAGGCATTTCCTGGCTGAAAATAATCTGGATAACGCCGCACAGATTCAGCAGAAGCTCTCCTCGTTTGCGCTTAAGGGCGGTCAGTATGTGGCGGGCAGTGCCTTTATCATCGGTAAAGGGACGTTCAGCTTCACCGTCGGCTTTGGCATCATGCTCTATCTGCTGTTCTTCCTGCTGAAAGATGGCTCCTATCTGGTGCATCTGATTCTGGAAGCGCTGCCGCTTTCCACCTACGTGAAGCACCACCTGATGGTAAAGTTTGCTGCCGTGGCGCGCGCGACGGTGAAAGGCACTGTGGTGGTCGGTATCGTGCAGGGTATTCTCGGCGGGCTGGCGTTCTGGTTTACCGGCATCGATGGCAGCCTGCTGTGGGGCGCGCTGATGGCGTTCCTCTCCCTGATTCCGGCGGTCGGTTCCGCTATCATCTGGGTGCCTGCGGCAATCTTCTTCTTCGCCACCGGCGCACTGTGGAAAGGGCTGTTCCTGGTTGGTTTCTTCGTGGTGATTGTCGGTCTGGTGGATAACATCCTTCGTCCGTTGCTGGTCGGTAAAGACACTAAAATGCCTGACTATATGATCCTGATCGCCACGCTGGGCGGCATGGAAATATACGGCATTAACGGTTTCGTGATCGGTCCGGTCATTGCTGCTCTGTTTATCGCCTGCTGGAATCTGCTCTCCGGCCGCGACAACCGCGAAAATATTGAAGTCATTGACGAAGAAGTGATCGAAGAAGGCAAGAAACAGTCAGAGACAGCGGCAGAAGCCGCAGCGGAAGCCGCTTCTGCTGCAGCCGATGCGGCCGCTGAAGCGGAAATCAAAGTGTCAGCGTTAGCCGCGGTGGAAAGAGAAGCCGCAAAAAGAAAGGCAGCGGACAACAAAGCGTAA
- a CDS encoding NAD(P)-binding protein, producing the protein MTPFSSFWQAGYEGADHINPAGVALSMNDLNQHQARAAEDYAALGPFAIRTVRESVGWRLCERDGRYDFSTVAARIQAAEQQGIQLSWTICHYGWPAGVSLFDHDFVPRFAAFCGALARFLAPWYQQAPIYSPMNEISFVSWGISVGLFACEAIPEPARADAVKQQLVRATLAGCDAIWQADPRARVLHCDPLIHIAPDPADSDSDRLAREMCDTQYQAWDMLCGRRNPELGGAPRYLDLIGVNYYHDNQWEQGSNRRLYWHLGDRRRQPLHQLLLQVWQRYQRPLLLAETSHVGSGRGAWIREIATQVAQAQLAGADLLGICLYPILDRPLWEETTFWTRSGLWDLDLLGTDPYARQLQQPYADALRQAQRFLQHIQFPLHPSQEHTMKPPVLIVFSHLRWGFVFQRPQQLLTRLAQHYRVLFVEEPVWQAGPPGLHQSTPAANITVIQPHTDSDAPGFHDSQIAPLLLLLTPLLEEDEQPLIWFYTPMALPLLTPFDPALVIYDCMDELSAFQNAPRQLQQRESALMTRADLVFTGGSSLYEAKRDKHAQVYCFPSSVDAIHFEQARDRTNRHPLQDAIPSQRLGYYGVLDERIDLPLIAALADSHPEWQIIMVGPVVKIDPASLPQRDNIHWLGQQPYQALPQFLAGWDVCLMPFAINASTRYISPTKVLEYMAAQLPIVSTAIVDVARHYAEEVAVAETHAEFIAACEQAMAIGAAERLALAGRMQAKVDVTSWDRTAEQIHGLIQQALTQRQPALKSASQARAQADVMPLTPAMLESDAVPCLIIGAGPTGLSAGYHYGEGAVLLEKNSTPGGWCRSIDDQGFTFDYAGHIMFSQDPYVLQLYELLLGDNLHWQAREAWVYSDGVYTRYPFQSALHGLPVGVVKECVLGAIEARYGETAAAAVPLDRARARRDCCADGAIPDEGSSLAAVEGKEDFQHFIMRTWGKGIARHFALPYNQKLWKVPLTDMETSWLGGRVPLPDLSQIIDGALQPLAKPVGPNARFGYPLRGGFQALMSGFLPHLKCTLETDTTLTRIYPQAHVALLADGRHYRYEQLISTMPLPELIKLMGDEVPESVRLAAQQLQFVSVRCVNLGIGRADLTEKHWIYYPGDTLFHRIFVQGNASPHCNPPGGFGLTCEITYNAANPLPLQGDALIERCRQDCIRVGMITADDPLLCASEVDMPYAYVVYDHARSDNVALIRQWLLTQDIHLSGRYSEWEYYNSDHAFLAGKRAAENVQLQHVSAGTLG; encoded by the coding sequence ATGACGCCCTTTTCCAGTTTCTGGCAGGCCGGCTACGAAGGTGCTGATCATATTAATCCGGCTGGTGTTGCGCTGTCGATGAACGATCTGAACCAGCATCAGGCGCGCGCGGCAGAGGATTATGCCGCGCTGGGGCCCTTTGCCATTCGCACGGTGCGCGAAAGCGTCGGCTGGCGGCTATGTGAACGCGACGGCCGCTATGATTTCTCCACGGTCGCTGCACGGATTCAGGCAGCAGAGCAGCAGGGTATTCAGCTGAGCTGGACAATCTGCCACTACGGCTGGCCCGCGGGTGTCAGCCTGTTTGATCACGACTTTGTCCCCCGTTTCGCTGCCTTCTGTGGCGCACTGGCCCGCTTCCTGGCGCCCTGGTATCAGCAGGCACCGATCTACTCCCCGATGAATGAGATCTCCTTTGTCAGCTGGGGCATCTCGGTCGGGCTGTTCGCCTGTGAGGCGATCCCGGAGCCGGCCCGGGCCGATGCCGTCAAGCAGCAACTGGTGCGCGCTACCCTGGCTGGCTGTGATGCGATCTGGCAGGCCGATCCGCGCGCCCGTGTGCTGCACTGCGATCCGCTGATCCATATCGCGCCCGATCCCGCCGATTCCGACAGCGACCGTCTGGCGCGTGAGATGTGTGATACCCAGTATCAGGCATGGGACATGCTCTGTGGCCGCCGTAACCCGGAACTGGGCGGCGCACCCCGCTATCTCGATCTGATTGGCGTGAATTACTACCACGACAACCAGTGGGAACAGGGTTCAAACCGGCGACTTTACTGGCATCTGGGCGACCGCCGACGCCAGCCGCTGCATCAGCTACTGCTGCAGGTCTGGCAGCGCTATCAGCGGCCGCTGCTGCTGGCGGAAACCAGCCATGTCGGCAGCGGACGCGGCGCCTGGATCCGTGAGATCGCCACACAGGTTGCACAGGCGCAGCTGGCGGGCGCGGACCTGCTCGGCATCTGCCTCTATCCGATTCTTGATCGTCCCTTGTGGGAAGAGACCACCTTCTGGACCCGCAGCGGCCTGTGGGATCTTGACCTACTCGGCACCGATCCTTACGCCCGCCAGTTACAGCAGCCCTATGCTGACGCCTTGCGCCAGGCGCAGCGCTTTTTGCAGCACATCCAGTTCCCCTTACATCCCAGCCAGGAGCACACCATGAAACCACCTGTTCTTATCGTTTTCAGCCATTTACGCTGGGGTTTTGTTTTTCAGCGTCCGCAGCAGCTACTGACACGACTGGCACAGCACTATCGCGTGCTGTTTGTCGAGGAGCCGGTCTGGCAGGCGGGGCCACCAGGTCTGCATCAGAGTACGCCTGCCGCCAACATCACGGTGATTCAGCCGCACACCGACAGCGACGCGCCCGGCTTTCACGACAGCCAGATCGCCCCACTGCTGCTGCTGCTGACGCCGCTGCTGGAGGAGGACGAACAGCCTCTGATTTGGTTCTATACGCCAATGGCACTGCCGCTGCTGACGCCGTTTGATCCGGCACTGGTGATTTACGACTGTATGGATGAGCTTTCAGCCTTCCAGAATGCGCCACGCCAGCTGCAGCAGCGCGAATCTGCGCTGATGACCCGCGCCGATCTGGTCTTTACCGGCGGCTCCAGCCTCTATGAAGCGAAGCGTGACAAACACGCTCAGGTTTACTGCTTCCCCAGCAGTGTTGATGCCATTCATTTTGAACAGGCGCGCGATCGCACGAATCGTCATCCGTTACAGGATGCCATTCCGTCGCAGCGTCTGGGTTATTACGGCGTGCTGGATGAGCGTATCGACCTGCCGCTGATAGCCGCGCTGGCAGACAGCCATCCCGAATGGCAGATCATTATGGTCGGACCGGTGGTGAAAATTGATCCTGCCAGCCTGCCGCAGCGCGACAATATTCACTGGCTCGGTCAGCAGCCCTATCAGGCTCTGCCACAGTTTCTGGCGGGCTGGGATGTCTGTCTGATGCCATTTGCCATTAATGCTTCGACCCGCTACATCTCCCCGACCAAGGTGCTGGAGTATATGGCGGCGCAGCTGCCGATTGTCAGTACTGCCATTGTCGATGTGGCGCGCCACTACGCTGAGGAAGTGGCGGTAGCAGAGACGCACGCGGAATTTATTGCCGCCTGTGAACAGGCAATGGCGATCGGTGCCGCAGAACGGCTGGCGCTGGCGGGACGGATGCAGGCCAAAGTGGATGTTACTTCCTGGGATCGCACCGCAGAGCAGATACATGGCCTGATCCAGCAGGCGCTGACGCAGCGTCAGCCCGCACTGAAGTCTGCCAGTCAGGCCCGCGCGCAGGCTGATGTCATGCCACTCACACCAGCGATGCTGGAGAGCGATGCGGTGCCCTGCCTGATTATTGGCGCCGGACCGACGGGTCTGAGCGCCGGGTATCACTATGGCGAAGGCGCGGTGCTGCTGGAGAAAAATAGCACGCCCGGCGGCTGGTGCCGATCGATTGACGATCAGGGGTTCACCTTCGACTATGCCGGTCACATCATGTTCTCGCAGGATCCCTACGTGTTGCAGCTCTATGAGCTGCTGCTGGGCGACAATCTGCACTGGCAGGCGCGCGAAGCCTGGGTTTACAGCGACGGTGTTTATACCCGTTATCCCTTCCAGTCAGCGCTGCACGGCTTGCCGGTCGGGGTGGTAAAAGAGTGCGTGCTGGGCGCTATCGAAGCGCGTTACGGCGAAACCGCGGCGGCTGCCGTGCCACTGGATCGGGCGCGGGCGCGGCGGGATTGCTGTGCAGATGGCGCGATCCCCGATGAGGGTAGCAGTCTCGCTGCCGTGGAGGGCAAAGAGGATTTCCAGCATTTCATTATGCGCACCTGGGGTAAAGGCATCGCGCGTCACTTCGCCCTGCCCTATAACCAGAAACTGTGGAAAGTGCCGCTGACCGACATGGAAACGTCGTGGCTGGGCGGACGCGTGCCGCTGCCCGATCTGTCACAGATCATTGATGGTGCGCTGCAACCGCTGGCGAAACCGGTCGGCCCAAATGCCCGTTTCGGCTATCCGCTGCGCGGTGGCTTCCAGGCACTGATGTCGGGCTTTTTACCGCACCTGAAATGTACGCTGGAAACGGACACCACCCTGACCCGCATTTACCCGCAGGCGCATGTCGCCCTGCTGGCGGATGGTCGCCACTACCGGTATGAGCAGTTGATCAGCACCATGCCGCTGCCGGAGCTGATTAAGCTGATGGGTGATGAAGTGCCGGAGAGCGTCCGGCTGGCGGCGCAGCAGCTGCAGTTTGTGTCGGTGCGCTGTGTGAATCTGGGCATTGGCCGGGCTGACCTGACTGAAAAACACTGGATTTACTATCCTGGCGATACGCTGTTTCATCGCATTTTTGTGCAGGGTAATGCCAGTCCGCACTGCAATCCGCCGGGCGGCTTCGGCTTAACCTGTGAAATCACTTACAACGCGGCTAATCCGCTGCCGCTTCAGGGCGATGCGCTGATTGAGCGCTGCCGTCAGGATTGCATCCGGGTCGGCATGATCACCGCGGACGATCCGCTGCTCTGCGCATCTGAGGTTGATATGCCTTACGCCTACGTGGTCTATGACCATGCGCGCAGCGATAACGTGGCGCTGATCCGCCAGTGGCTGCTGACCCAGGATATCCATCTGTCGGGTCGTTACAGCGAGTGGGAATATTACAACTCGGATCACGCCTTCCTGGCCGGTAAACGCGCGGCCGAAAATGTCCAGTTGCAACATGTCAGCGCAGGGACGCTTGGCTGA
- a CDS encoding DUF2171 domain-containing protein has translation MVDKSEILDHAQVVDVNGEHVGIVDHFEGDDKIKLAKSDPEAGGKHHIIPFSWVKEVDDNKVILSKAKADVESEWQSA, from the coding sequence ATGGTAGATAAATCAGAAATTTTAGATCACGCGCAGGTTGTTGATGTGAATGGCGAACATGTCGGGATTGTCGACCACTTCGAAGGCGACGACAAAATTAAGCTGGCGAAAAGCGATCCTGAAGCGGGCGGCAAACACCACATTATTCCATTCAGCTGGGTGAAAGAGGTTGATGATAATAAAGTCATCCTTTCTAAAGCCAAAGCGGATGTTGAAAGTGAGTGGCAGTCTGCATAA
- a CDS encoding DUF421 domain-containing protein produces MFSFDWHRFLLNDQPATFLFEVVARVLIAYLVVFTFLKVSGRRGVRQLSLFELVVILTLGSASGDVTFYDDVPVLPVIMVFVVLLTLYRFTTWLTSHSPRFSRLIQGDVITLIKDGLYVLESLDRLNISEDEFFMELRQSGVEHLGQIRLALVEVDGQLSLYFYDDDEMRAGLSVLPPEHRQDYSTVPISTLYACTHCGQTQIIKAEQQAVCPRCQRQRWSAALTVRRLH; encoded by the coding sequence ATGTTCTCATTCGACTGGCACCGTTTCTTACTTAACGACCAACCGGCCACCTTTTTGTTTGAGGTGGTGGCGCGGGTCCTGATCGCTTATCTGGTGGTTTTTACGTTTCTGAAAGTCTCAGGACGACGCGGCGTGCGTCAGCTGTCGCTGTTCGAACTGGTGGTGATCCTGACGCTGGGTTCCGCGTCCGGTGACGTCACTTTTTATGATGATGTGCCGGTGCTGCCGGTCATTATGGTGTTTGTGGTCCTGCTGACGCTCTACCGCTTCACCACCTGGCTGACGTCACACAGCCCACGCTTTTCGCGGCTGATTCAGGGCGACGTCATTACCCTGATTAAAGACGGATTGTATGTGCTGGAGAGCCTGGATCGGCTGAATATTTCTGAAGATGAGTTCTTTATGGAGTTGCGGCAGAGCGGTGTGGAACATCTGGGGCAGATCAGGCTGGCGCTGGTGGAGGTCGATGGTCAGCTCAGCCTCTATTTCTACGATGACGATGAGATGCGCGCCGGGTTAAGCGTACTGCCCCCAGAGCACCGGCAGGATTACAGCACTGTACCGATCAGCACGCTCTATGCCTGCACCCATTGCGGCCAGACGCAGATCATTAAGGCTGAGCAGCAGGCAGTCTGCCCGCGCTGTCAGCGACAGCGCTGGTCTGCAGCACTGACCGTGCGTCGGCTGCATTAA
- a CDS encoding cupin domain-containing protein, with protein MTEHEFRKLLAEQGFDEPLLIERAASAQLDNHVHPFEALALILSGDITISTEQGDTTYHPGETFHLQPNELHREAFGPQGVSYLAGRKYE; from the coding sequence ATGACCGAACACGAATTCAGAAAATTGTTAGCCGAACAGGGTTTTGATGAGCCACTGCTGATTGAGCGTGCCGCATCAGCCCAGCTTGATAATCACGTCCATCCTTTTGAAGCGCTGGCCCTGATTCTCAGTGGTGACATCACCATCAGTACCGAGCAGGGCGACACGACCTATCATCCCGGCGAGACGTTTCACCTGCAGCCGAATGAACTGCATCGCGAAGCGTTCGGACCACAGGGCGTCAGCTATCTGGCGGGGCGTAAATATGAGTAA
- a CDS encoding magnesium and cobalt transport protein CorA has protein sequence MIVSSRVYRPGSAGEEVDVEDISEVIKEPEAFIWLGLWQPDAEFMAKIKEEFGLHELAVEDALNAHQRPKIEHYGDSLFIVVKTVCAKDDSCELGETHFFVGKKFLISIRHGASESYTPVRQRACENPALLKFGPAWPLYCLLDFIVDRYAALSTSLNERVGQMENDLFTSEFDRKSVQSVYTMRRHLLSLRNAAQPVEEICNQLIHLHEDLIPRPLRAYIRDVQDHARHVVTDAEDMREMLTSAMQVNLALVTVQQNEVVKKLAGWGAILVIPTVVFSMYGMNFEHMPELKSLYGYPLAVGLTLLACGGLWAKLRRSGWL, from the coding sequence ATGATCGTAAGCAGCAGGGTGTATCGTCCGGGAAGTGCGGGCGAAGAGGTCGACGTCGAAGATATCAGTGAAGTGATCAAAGAACCGGAAGCGTTTATCTGGCTCGGGCTGTGGCAGCCAGATGCTGAATTTATGGCGAAAATTAAAGAGGAGTTCGGCCTGCACGAACTGGCGGTTGAAGATGCGCTTAATGCCCACCAGCGCCCTAAAATTGAACATTACGGTGACTCACTCTTTATCGTGGTCAAGACGGTATGTGCGAAGGATGACAGCTGCGAACTGGGCGAAACCCATTTCTTTGTCGGAAAAAAATTCCTGATCAGCATCCGTCACGGCGCATCTGAAAGCTATACCCCGGTGCGGCAGCGGGCGTGTGAAAATCCGGCGCTGCTGAAGTTTGGCCCAGCCTGGCCGCTCTACTGCCTGCTCGACTTTATTGTCGATCGCTATGCCGCGCTCTCTACCTCGCTGAATGAGCGGGTGGGGCAGATGGAGAACGATCTCTTCACCAGCGAATTTGACCGTAAGTCGGTTCAGTCGGTCTACACCATGCGACGTCATCTGCTGTCACTACGCAATGCAGCGCAGCCGGTGGAAGAGATCTGTAATCAGCTTATCCACCTGCATGAAGATCTGATCCCGCGTCCGCTGCGCGCCTATATCCGCGACGTGCAGGATCACGCCCGTCATGTGGTGACCGACGCGGAAGATATGCGCGAGATGCTGACCAGCGCCATGCAGGTCAACCTGGCGCTGGTGACGGTGCAGCAGAATGAGGTGGTCAAAAAGCTGGCGGGCTGGGGCGCGATCCTGGTGATTCCGACCGTGGTGTTCAGCATGTATGGCATGAACTTCGAACATATGCCAGAGCTGAAGTCGCTGTATGGCTATCCGCTGGCGGTTGGGCTGACGCTGCTGGCCTGTGGCGGGTTGTGGGCTAAACTGCGACGCTCTGGCTGGCTGTGA
- a CDS encoding DUF481 domain-containing protein: MRCATLLTRLLVIFCCAGWAEQAAADTVWLNNGDRLTGTIRYLSDGKLAIETHYAGTVTLAWNAVSTLASDNPVNVENKKTGEHYQVRLSSSDPGYVWVERNEQEQQVSVSRIDEFMKAKVRSDQLAWTGNIDAGVKVKKASTKTDDYSFALNTKLNKGKWRHDIGATYNREQENASVNTDNYSLRYAFDYLVSEQFFWQTRATYKRDWVENLSRQALLGTGPGYQLWDTELSAFSLSVLGGAFEYGYSDDREERHFGGSLRWNYQRYLLGKSVTLYSNGDVGHSLDDDGVFMLDAEVGLRYSLTSWSTLHLGYHRNLVSGIPDTLNEGIFSTGLGLKW; this comes from the coding sequence ATGCGTTGCGCCACCTTATTGACCCGGCTGCTGGTCATCTTCTGCTGTGCCGGATGGGCAGAGCAGGCCGCAGCCGATACCGTCTGGCTGAATAATGGCGATCGACTGACTGGCACGATCCGCTACCTCAGCGACGGCAAGCTGGCGATAGAGACACACTACGCAGGCACCGTCACCCTGGCGTGGAATGCGGTCAGTACGCTTGCCAGCGACAATCCAGTCAATGTCGAAAACAAAAAGACCGGCGAACACTATCAGGTGCGGCTCTCTTCGTCCGATCCCGGTTATGTCTGGGTGGAACGCAATGAGCAGGAGCAGCAGGTCTCCGTCAGTCGCATCGATGAGTTTATGAAAGCCAAAGTGCGCAGCGATCAGCTCGCCTGGACCGGCAATATCGATGCCGGTGTGAAGGTCAAAAAAGCTTCGACGAAAACTGACGACTACAGCTTTGCGCTCAACACCAAACTGAACAAGGGAAAATGGCGGCACGACATCGGCGCGACCTATAACCGTGAGCAGGAAAATGCGAGCGTTAACACAGATAACTACAGCCTGCGCTACGCCTTCGACTATCTGGTCAGTGAGCAGTTCTTCTGGCAGACCCGCGCGACCTACAAGCGCGACTGGGTGGAGAACCTCTCACGCCAGGCGCTGCTCGGCACCGGCCCCGGTTATCAGCTTTGGGACACCGAACTCAGCGCGTTCTCACTCTCCGTGCTCGGCGGGGCCTTTGAGTATGGCTACAGCGACGATCGCGAAGAGCGGCACTTTGGCGGCTCGCTGCGCTGGAACTATCAGCGCTATCTGCTGGGTAAGTCGGTCACGCTTTACAGCAATGGCGATGTCGGCCATTCGCTGGATGATGACGGCGTATTTATGCTGGATGCCGAAGTCGGGCTGCGCTACAGCCTGACGTCGTGGTCAACCCTGCACCTTGGCTATCATCGCAATCTGGTCAGCGGCATTCCCGATACCCTGAACGAAGGCATTTTCTCCACCGGATTAGGCCTGAAGTGGTAA
- a CDS encoding lipid kinase — protein MSNPQRTALLLINQRSRKGRIEASRAQTLLVQAGFTLLQPDEDETRTYSQLIAAYAGRVDAVIVGGGDGTLNAAAPGLMQTGLPLGILPLGTANDFARTLGIPASLEQAVKIIADGQWRAVDLGEVNQHLFLNVCSIGFSAELARNLTAESKKRWGVGGYALAALRLLRQSRPFSATLVHQGQRIPIKTVQVSVGNGRFYGGGMTVEQCAAPDDGLLDVYSLELQHSWQLIALLPFLRRGTHGRWRDVRAFSTTELTIETRRPHYINADGEIIGQTPAHFRLIARALQVYAPGDSAIYQPASRRCNQRE, from the coding sequence ATGTCTAACCCTCAGAGAACGGCTCTGCTGCTGATTAATCAGCGCTCACGAAAAGGACGCATTGAGGCCAGTCGGGCGCAGACGCTGCTGGTTCAGGCTGGTTTCACCCTGCTACAACCGGACGAGGATGAGACCCGCACCTACAGCCAGCTCATCGCGGCGTATGCCGGTCGCGTCGATGCGGTGATCGTCGGCGGTGGCGACGGTACGCTTAACGCGGCCGCGCCGGGACTGATGCAGACTGGCCTGCCACTGGGCATTTTACCGCTGGGCACCGCCAACGATTTTGCCCGTACGCTGGGCATTCCCGCCAGCCTTGAACAGGCGGTGAAAATTATCGCAGACGGGCAGTGGCGCGCTGTAGATCTGGGGGAAGTGAATCAGCACCTGTTTCTCAACGTCTGCAGCATCGGCTTTTCGGCAGAGCTGGCGCGTAACCTTACGGCGGAATCGAAAAAACGCTGGGGTGTCGGCGGGTATGCCCTGGCAGCGTTGCGGCTGCTGCGGCAGAGCCGTCCGTTCAGCGCCACGCTGGTGCATCAGGGTCAGCGGATACCGATCAAAACGGTTCAGGTATCGGTAGGCAACGGGCGCTTCTACGGGGGTGGCATGACGGTGGAACAGTGCGCAGCACCCGACGATGGGCTACTGGATGTCTACAGCCTGGAGTTGCAGCACAGCTGGCAATTGATTGCGCTGCTGCCCTTTCTGCGGCGCGGCACGCATGGCCGCTGGCGCGATGTGCGGGCGTTCAGCACCACGGAACTGACCATTGAAACGCGCCGTCCTCATTACATCAATGCAGACGGCGAGATTATCGGCCAGACACCGGCACATTTCCGTCTAATCGCCCGTGCGCTACAGGTTTATGCCCCAGGCGACAGCGCGATATACCAGCCCGCCAGCAGGCGTTGTAACCAGCGTGAGTAA
- a CDS encoding DUF4186 domain-containing protein: MNVSDDLFTRLARSPFRQRFRLGRAEYDYASSKGEPVLRQHAAEFVAQRLAPAQPENDGKQTPMRGHPVFIAQHATATCCRGCLNKWHSIGQHQPLSAEQQDYVVTVLLAWITHQMQQPAPPARVSRNKPKPDDDPQLALW; this comes from the coding sequence ATGAACGTGTCTGACGATCTGTTTACCCGACTGGCACGTTCGCCGTTTCGTCAGCGCTTTCGACTGGGACGCGCTGAGTACGATTATGCGAGCAGCAAAGGCGAGCCGGTTTTGCGACAGCACGCCGCAGAGTTTGTTGCACAGCGGCTGGCGCCTGCTCAGCCGGAAAATGATGGCAAACAGACGCCGATGCGCGGCCATCCGGTGTTTATCGCCCAGCACGCCACCGCGACCTGCTGTCGTGGCTGTCTGAACAAGTGGCACAGCATCGGGCAGCATCAGCCGCTGAGCGCTGAGCAGCAGGATTATGTCGTGACGGTATTACTGGCGTGGATCACCCATCAGATGCAGCAGCCAGCACCGCCCGCCCGCGTGAGCCGGAATAAGCCGAAACCGGACGACGATCCGCAGCTGGCGCTCTGGTAA
- the ddpX gene encoding D-alanyl-D-alanine dipeptidase, with translation MESKNLVDIAEAFPQLAIDLKYATADNLTGQPIYRDARCLLHVDAAKALAKSIGIANVAGYSLLILDAYRPPAAQAILWQACPNQDYVAPLTRGSNHSRGTAVDVTLIDERGEIVDMGTGFDEMSEHSHPYHPAVPVQAQRNRLMLNAIMLGGGFTGIATEWWHFELPGSESYLLIDGVFGCYSLLQPENISL, from the coding sequence ATGGAAAGTAAAAATCTTGTTGATATTGCTGAGGCCTTTCCTCAGTTAGCCATCGACCTGAAATATGCCACCGCCGACAACCTGACCGGACAGCCAATCTACCGCGATGCGCGCTGTCTGCTGCACGTTGATGCGGCAAAAGCGCTGGCGAAAAGCATCGGGATTGCAAACGTGGCGGGCTATTCACTGCTGATCCTCGATGCGTACCGGCCACCTGCCGCGCAGGCAATCCTGTGGCAGGCCTGCCCGAATCAGGACTATGTCGCACCGCTGACGCGCGGATCAAACCACAGCCGCGGCACCGCAGTAGACGTGACGCTTATCGACGAGCGTGGCGAAATCGTTGATATGGGTACCGGCTTCGATGAGATGAGTGAGCACTCCCATCCTTATCACCCTGCGGTGCCCGTTCAGGCACAGCGTAACCGTCTGATGCTTAATGCCATCATGCTGGGTGGTGGCTTCACCGGCATTGCGACCGAATGGTGGCATTTTGAATTGCCCGGATCAGAAAGCTATCTGCTGATCGACGGCGTATTTGGCTGTTATTCCTTACTGCAACCAGAAAATATCAGCCTCTGA